DNA from Scheffersomyces stipitis CBS 6054 chromosome 1, whole genome shotgun sequence:
CGaaagttcaaaatcaaatattCCGTtgcatcaacttcttctaaaGCAAACTACTTTTTCCACCAATGGACGCCACATTCTCACCACCAAGATGTTTAAGGTAGCGAAGAAGACTGTCACATCTCTTGCTGGAAGAAGGtggttttccttttcgaGCTCACAATGGTCTAAGCACCACATACAGCATTTCAATATAGCTGTAGTAGGAACTGGTCCAGCAGGTTTCTATACTGCTCATCATATTCTCCTGAAATGTTCTGATAACATGAGGATCAACTTGGATTTCTTTGAGAGGTTGCCGGCTCCATTCGGTTTGAGCCGTTATGGTGTTGCCCCCGACCATCCCGAAGTCAAGAACTGCGAAGAGTACTTGGAGAATATAATGGACAAGTACTCAGATACAAAAGATAACAATAGCCATAAGGTTCGATTTTTAGGGAACGTCAATATCGGAAAGGATATCTCGTTAAAGCAATTAGAGTCGTATTACCACTCCATCGTTCTTTCATATGGTAGCACTTCGGCTGACAACAAGCTTCAAGTAGCTGGTTCAGATTTGCCAGGAGTTATTTCAGCAAGACAGTTTGTTAATTGGTACAATGGGCATCCTGACTTCTATGCCACTGGAAAAAAGTTTGTTCCTCCTCCTCTTGACCAGATTGAGGATGTGACGATAATTGGAAATGGTAATGTTGCCTTAGATGTAGCACGTATCTTGTTGGCCGACCCAGCAACCCATTGGTCTAAGACGGATATATCTGTAGATGCGTTACAGGTGTTACAAAACAGCACAGTCAAGAATGTCAACATCGTAGCCAGACGTGGGTTATTGGAGTCGGCTTTTTCAAATAAAGAGATCAGAGAATTGTTTGAACTCTCGAACGAGAATAGCATCAAGTTCATTCCTCTAGACGACAAGGAATTCGAAAA
Protein-coding regions in this window:
- the ARH1 gene encoding mitochondrial protein (with sequence similarity to human adrenodoxin reductase), which produces IAVVGTGPAGFYTAHHILSKCSDNMRINLDFFERLPAPFGLSRYGVAPDHPEVKNCEEYLENIMDNHKVRFLGNVNIGKDISLKQLESYYHSIVLSYGSTSADNKLQVAGSDLPGVISARQFVNWYNGHPDFYATGKKFVPPPLDQIEDVTIIGNGNVALDVARILLADPATHWSKTDISVDALQVLQNSTVKNVNIVARRGLLESAFSNKEIRELFELSNENSIKFIPLDDKEFENIDIKSLGRVDKRKVSIIEKYTKASHTAPAADRTWSLQYLKSPKAFLPHASNAKLLSATEVVKNELIHDPLTNTAKVRPTSESETIKNELVILSIGYQGSPLLGFEENGILFEKNRLFNKHEEEHNSVYKKGWYTSGWIKNGPKGVIATTMMDSFDTADKVLEDLSNGIHLETSGGDIHDLLKDKTVVGWDNWKVLDAYEKSKGEKEGKSRYKICNSEDMIKIACN